The Mytilus galloprovincialis chromosome 3, xbMytGall1.hap1.1, whole genome shotgun sequence genomic interval aattttttatgaaagaaaacaaatacttgtataaaaaaaaactaaggaattCAGTTTAGAATGCATCCAGTCGGTTATCAATTACACTACattatgaaaataaggaaatttagtataattgtcaatgagacaactatttaccaagttcaaatgaagttgatgtaagcaattataggcatcCGTACTGCCTTCAGCATTGTATACTTTCGATGAAATTACCTTCGACAACTGAAATGACGATACTGCCGTCAATCGACTGAGTTATGGCGATATCATAGTTTCAGACATCAGAATTGTATACTTATATCTAGCCGTAACATTCGACAGTGAAAAGACATTTGCTTCGTTTTGGTTATTAAGCGTCCTGATAAACGGAATGATGGTTAATTGTTAAATAATATCCATTCATGTAAAAACTTTAATCCATTCGTGGATAAAATGGTCAAGATGAATCATTTTCGTAAAGAAATCCGTAATACAACATGCATCAATTGACATCAGAAAATTCCTAAACGCAATATCCCCTCTAAAACTTCTATTGACAAAAAATGATTTGGTTATAGTATACAGAAAATAATTGCAACCCCTCACCGTGTATTTATCTGTATACATTTCCAAATTTTAAGCTATTGCAGACTTTATGATAACACgcgtgtttatttattttttttttttttgcaagtccAGAATACTGACTGACTATTTCATTAACGGTCAACCTATGCTAAAATATCATGATTCACAATTGAAAAACCTGTGATGTTTTATATTatcaccattattttattttgtcttttagttttCACATGTACATCTATCTTAACtatgtgttttaaaaattgaatgagTAAATATTTCgagtgtctttttttttcatttgatatgcatttataattcttttaaaccAGATATGAACGATATCCACCAAGCTTTCTACATGGGCTACACAGCTACTTTTTGcaaaggtactatttctgtaccagAAATCTGTAGTACTGagaatctacttttaatattttctgtattttaccgTACTTGAtctgtacttgaaatttaagtactacagatttttggttgcacgcttacattttcagcatttagAAAGTTTGTCaatttcaaatctcataaaaTTATGATGTCCAAACATGGAATACTATGATCATTGCTAGAATTATTTATGTACCAATATtttaagtactacagattttaagtacaaaaagagtacctatgcaaaagtagctgtgtacttGACGAACAATATTAAAAGTAAAGACACATAAATTAACCTATCATTTATATCGCCTGATGGTTCAATCTATCGGGACTTGTAATCTCGTAATTTGATTCGACTAGTGAATGTCCAAAGACTAATTTTTAATACTTGAAAagtatataaattaattttgtggCTATTTTCTTGTAATGATTTGTAAAGATGGCATCGATCTTGCGTGTGTTTCTGCATGTATGGTCTATACTAGCACAATTTATATTTGGTGCAGTTGGAACTGAATTCAAGGACTGTGGTATGTTTATTCCTCACTCTTGTATTACATTATTTTTGCAATATACGTAATATTCGTTTTAATGGTGACATTGCTTTACAAGGTTCAATAATAACTACTAAGATAGATCTGAATACCTTTCGAGTTGCattcaaataaatttttatttatgacatctttttttttttttaattcagaaaaGCTTTCGATTCATTACGCCTTACTGTACATCCTACTTATGAGAATGTTgacaaataatgaaataaatttgaaatgttaTGGGGGTAATTCAATCTGtacattagtttaaacatatcttATTTGCTGAATTAAGGCAAAATGGATTAgatacaagtaaatcatacttatgaagtcttctccataattcaatataaagttacaataacagtataatataatggacatgcatataaagcaAACAGTTTATAGAATATAATACTAGTTTTCATAGGTAAAAAGAGGAGAGagagaaaaaagagaaaaagaaagtttgaaaagtcatACAATTCTGTGACGATGACGTGTGTattgatgatgacgatgatgttCCGTGCCAGTAACGATAACGATCTGTATATTATTGTCATGTATTAACTTGTGCattgtaatattattttaaagGATCGAGTGCAGCCATAATAAGTACTTTTGAAGTGTCTGGTTGTCCTAAAGGCCCATGTCTCTTTAAAAGGAATACAAATGTAACACTGACTGTTCAACTGACACCAAGTAAGTattcttttattcatttcatCAGTTTTGTGAATCATTATACAAATGTGAATGTCGGTTAAACTGTTCAACTCGAATAATTATACGTCGTCCAGCTAAGCGGCCTATAGCCTATCAAGGCAATGTAGCAGTCGTAGATCGGCAGAATATAACGACTGACACCATTCGGGTTAGACACTGTTTGGATTAAAAAGAACAACCTGACCATAAGTTTTACTTACGCCATTTGTACTTTCAATTTCTTACATCATGGAAAAAGAGAAATTGTATTACATTAGTATAAACATTAGAAACTTAAACTAGTAACACATGTACGCAACGTACTATCATATACaccaaaatatgattaaaaaaacgATGAAGCATTTGTTAAACTTGACAGTCAGCTATTCTACAATAAATACACTCAAAGTAAGTATTTAAGGagtaaattctgtaaaaaaaaatctccattgGCTTAAATGCATTTCTCTGTCTTGTATTAAATGTGTACCTGgttgacctacatgtatatattcattaAAGTAGATATGTAGCCCAAtcttttgaaacaataaaaatattgattgattgttggttgctttacgccgcattagcacaaaaaggctatatcgcggcgagtaCAATAAAAATATGATTCTTGGTCATTTCCATTCTAAtggatatattttcaaatatattataatctttttaatgaataaatctGGCTATTATGTTCGAATCATTTTAACAGAGTTGTTCCACATGTCTCTTTATACATTGTTTGCTTTTCAAACATTCAGCTCGAAAGTACAAATTCGTTATACAAAAGATTGATCATTGATAAAAAGTACTTCTTGAGAAATTTGATTAAAATGGACGACAATGTTTGATAACAAATCGatttatgctttttttttcagatgacaATATCAAAAGTGCCACTACAAGTATCTATGGATATATTGGTTCAATTAAAACGCCTTTCATACTAAACAAGGATGCATGCGTTAATAGTATAAAATGTCCCATTGAAGAAGGAGTATTGACAACTTTTACAGATACCATTTATGTTGAATCAGCGTATCCTAAGGTCagttatatttttgaaatctcaagtATTATTTCTTATCAAAGTTAATGACTTTTCAAGTAGAATGAATTTGATTCGACATATTGTTGTaaagtacggaagcgtattagggacatagaaaaaataaaattggcagtgaacttttttttctaagtcgaaattttgacttttcaaatctcgaaattttgactttaacttgaaattttgacttttcaaatcccgaaattttgacttaaacttgaaattttgactttctaaaatcttgaaatttcgacttttcaaaaagtcgaaattttgacttttttaaactcgaaatttcaacatataaaaattcaaaatttccactttaaactcgaaattttgacttttttaaaactcgaaatgtCGACCTAtctttaaactcgaaatttcgacttatctaaaactcgaaatttcaacttattttaaactcaaaattttgacttttttaaaactcgaaatttcgacttattctaaactcgaaatttcaacttattttaaactcaaaatttcgacttaattaaaactcgaaatttcgacttattttaaactcgaaatttcaacttattttaaactcaaaatttcgacttttttaaaactcgaaatttcgacttattttaaactcgaaatttcaacttatttttaataaacacaaaatttcgacttttttttttaaatcgaaatttcgactttgatttcaaaatttcgaCTGTTGAAATCTCgaaatttttactttttctaaGTACTCTTAAAACTTTGATGTTAGTATTCAAACAGTTATTTTAGAAGGAGTAGACATGGATGCAAATTATTAAAGCGTCATTTACTTATTTTGGAAATTTATATTCAGAAACTGGTTTTGTTCTTAAGATATGGATTAGCATTTAATATTAAAGAAACCATTCGTAAAGAACATGCATGTTGACAGAATTCCCCCCTCccctccacccccccccccccccatattcCATGTTTTAGTTTCCACGACACTGTCATAGGATCGTCAGACCTGAGGACATTTAGCATCACAGTTGCAAAGGCCTGTTTGGTATACCAATAGCAAGTCACTGACTTTGCcttgtttaaacaatggtaaatcaagtagcccaaaatgccatgcatattcagaacgacCAATGAGCTGCCCCAGTTTTCTAGTTTTGGAAGTTTGCATTCTTATAACACAACTATTAACCCTTGTCTTTATATATTAGACTGTTGAATAAAAGTATGTCGTAATATAGGTGTGTCGGAATAGCGGGGTTACTTGATACACATATCTGAAGTCCAGActtgaaatatgtatttgaacgtgaaacatattttatttattctttggcaagaacaagattttctatctaaaataacctctttaaaatgttttagtttattaaaatatgcttatgaatcttttgtggatagttgtctcattggcaatcataccacatcttcttttttatattatgaagttTATGATGTAAATGACTCTCCGCCTCGTTGATATAAATGACTGTGAATGTGGTAATCGCAAACGTATAAATACTgaggaaaagtcgaaattttaagttttaaaaaagtcgaaattttgagttaaaaagaagtcgaaatttcgagtttagaaaaagtcgaaatttcgagtttagaaaaagtcgaaatttcgagtttagaaaaagtcgaaatttcgagtttagaaaaagtcgaaatttcgagtttaaaaaaagtcgaaatttagACTTTAAaagaagtcgaaattttgagtttaaaagaagtcaaaatttcgagtttagaaaaagtcgaaatttcaagttttaaaaaaggtcgaaatttcaagattttagaaagtcaaaatttcaagataagaaaagttaaaatttcgagttgaagtcgaaattttgagatttgaaatgtcaaaatatcgactttgaaaaaaaagttcactgccaattttattttttctatgtccctaatacgcttccgtagtaaAGGGTGGCTGGGTGTAAAAACTTTGGTCGCGTTTATCTTCTTCACACCGACCAAAAAAAAGCTTGTCACGGTTAGACGTCGGCATGTTACAAGGCAATCTTTCTGCCCCCATCCAAAATGCCGTTGTATTTTAAGTGACAGCTCAAATTTTTCTCTATTCATCTGAGTCTTCCGACCTTGAAAAACATATGTATTGTATTAAGTGTATCCCCTTACTGTCCTGAATATACATGAAATTTGTAACTGGATGTTAAGCAAGCAATGTTCAATCAAGAAAGTAAAAATATTGGCACctgacaaaatataaaactacAGTTTATGATCAGTACATCTTCAACTGTATTTATTCGAACGCAAAGTGATGAGTTTTCAGTTCTAATgagtttcttgttttgtttttgtcaaataTAGTTTTTtatcgatatttttttttcagctgCGTTTAGTTGCAGATTTAGAAGTGAAAACGGATGATGGAAAATTGTTGATCTGTACCGAATTTCCAGCTGAAATAACGGActaataacatttatttatttattttaaccatTTTACACAATTAATGTAGAACAGATTACAATGTACCAATTTTACTATGGTATATTTACAGTGATATATTGTCTTGgaataaaatatgtttagaaaTACACTACCTCTTCATGATGCATAATTAAACCAAAGTAAAGAGACATCTAAGACCATGATATAGACTACCCGATTTCAAGTCAATTCtggtatataattttgttttattaaatacaCAATATATTGTAGCTTATCATTTCTGAATGTGACATCTTTATTGTAATTTAAACTTGAGGCTCTTCTGTGTCGCTCGCCTGCATCTTTTACTCTGGTCACTTCTTGGTATTTTGAGTAAtgcgtttgaaaaaaaacacgtcttgcgaaaaaaaaatgtgaacaaaTACCTATCATATGCTAAAGTTGTTAGTATAAAACCTACCATCAATAGTTCCAACATATTGTCATTTTGTAATTGACAGAATTTTGAATTAAAGACTGAAATCTTtcaaattttcacagatttgCGAAGTTGGCATATTCCCTTAGTGTAGAAAAGTATGCGATAGCGATTACCTAATACCGTGTAAATCAGAAAAATTTTGCGTGTGTCGAAATTTCGCTATTTTATCAGTATGAACATTTTTGTTAACTTAGATGCATTGTTTAAGACCGTGAAACGCAGATAATGAACGCACCTAAAAAATCACTGTCGCTTTTAAAAGCAAAATCGCGAACAAAGCCTGGCACAAAAAATCAATATACGATAAGGTTTGTGTATATGATCGGAAGGAGCATTTGAAAGATATAATCTTCTGACCCCAGTTATGAGCAATAAATTTGATAacaagtataaaaataagaagatgtggtatgatttccaatgagacgactctcaacaagagaccaaaatgacacaaaaattaacaactatatgtccaCGATACGACCATTAACAATGAGTAAATCTCATACttcatagtcagttataaaaggccccgaaaagacaaaactaatgtaaaacaattcaaacaacaaaactaacagcctgatctAAGtacaaataatgaacgaaaaacaaatatgatatcaaCAATAACCGACAACAGAGTGCATGTATACATACTTGTGCCAATTAgccaactctccacatgagaccaggGTAAATATCAATATTCTATCCGACATCATGTTACGACATCACTTgcatacaatttgtttttaatgtttagaCATTAAAATTTTGCCTTCGTGTTCTCTATTTGGAAGTATCAGTTACTCATTAAATTAATGTTTCTGAAAAGTAGGCATTTATGACTGGCAGAGGATCTGAAAGTCAATTCCAGCATACTTGCCATGCATTACATAATTATTGCATTTAGCTTCAAGAAATAAAGTAATCTCATGAACATTATATTAAAGAGAAGCAGCTATTCTTTTTATCTCGGTAGATAACAGGTTTCTGCTATTTTGTGCAGACGCTTGGGACTTTAGTCCAACCTAAATTGAAATTGTGTTGACATTACAATGATACTAGAGAAAACGGATATATTTATGAGATCCCAAATGGCTAGCAGTAAAACTTATTGTGTCTGTGTATAACGCATGCTGTATGTATTCTTGTTAAGAACATTTGTGCGGTTATA includes:
- the LOC143067656 gene encoding NPC intracellular cholesterol transporter 2 homolog a-like, which translates into the protein MASILRVFLHVWSILAQFIFGAVGTEFKDCGSSAAIISTFEVSGCPKGPCLFKRNTNVTLTVQLTPNDNIKSATTSIYGYIGSIKTPFILNKDACVNSIKCPIEEGVLTTFTDTIYVESAYPKLRLVADLEVKTDDGKLLICTEFPAEITD